The Amphiura filiformis chromosome 12, Afil_fr2py, whole genome shotgun sequence genome includes a region encoding these proteins:
- the LOC140166746 gene encoding uncharacterized protein: MRSHLIWMLVVLAFTVTSSSNFIYPKGLPCKVYNNTELDCSYRQLTNIPLLEDRNVESLNLSYNQLQTVNGDSFILLTSLQSLDLSHNQLRIVNGKNFIHLASLQSLDLSHNNISNISNDTFTGLDKLETLDLSHQIHLKLHGSPFHSTTSLKKLDINHSGLNSLPSSAFSGLYELQELGVNHNGWIRPLPATLFKDLISLEYLDLSVNQLRIPDTLFVELISLEYLDLSINNISSVPKRLFVNLIHLKHLDLSFNHLTSTPCKAIEGLQMLSSLIMLLNYCSYLTCSIRNVTSLRVYSASFDYYNTPYHYTEYWNETKWSELITKLPASLSTLQLFVAADAEFQAVMAESLKSSVSDLRIISTRIPYGYYQMIINHDAFQMFPYLQHLQIFMDSHSNPIILFKYSFRGLSHLKSLDLSYVGLTKFPYEALVVLVDSLEYLDLSYNNIPRIGFDMHHAGFKLKSLDISGNPIYSIDLGSFGNLTHVYLNDLKSIFFWITLNIITTIVPFKSISVSAADTITEIGIEDRISLCSSYPALEKITFSKLRFNVDYSFVWGNCSHLKSLLLSDSDGVIFDFEGEIVNFPLLENLTLTNCLFSLIGQFLLEIRNLQNLNMSSNNIGDINGNNFSSLVNLKSLDLSHNAIESLPENQFDHMINIIYLNLAGNKLANLNSLKGVYSLQTLIVSGNAITTLPAFLMKTPYNLLYVEFGDNSFSCNCDIQPLQHWIMHDTRTYIDPQPTYMCKYPAIRENRGITEFSLDCSLHLEQYIAPSVSGLLVIGVIVFVIYKYRWRLHYKCWTLCYRRRYQRYIDNDDDADINSDDEEDVDAPYEAPIMRRRYHAYVVYHKDNEAWINDQLIANIEDGPERFRLCLKERGDIPAGHYILNAICHGIQQSRKTIAVLSENFMDDGWCHYQLHFARMRMVTDNADVLILVQIGEIPDRKKTLLLRQLLCYKEVLKWPADLIGQELFWNQLKMKLRKPVRVDRRFDDEDK, from the coding sequence ATGAGGTCCCATCTGATCTGGATGCTTGTGGTTCTCGCTTTCACTGTGACATCATCCAGTAACTTCATCTACCCAAAGGGCTTGCCATGTAAGGTATACAACAACACTGAGTTAGACTGTAGCTATAGGCAACTAACAAATATTCCACTACTAGAAGATCGCAATGTTGAGAGTTTAAACTTGAGTTATAATCAACTTCAAACTGTCAATGGGGACAGTTTCATCCTTCTCACCTCACTTCAGAGTTTGGATTTGAGTCATAATCAACTTCGAATTGTCAATGGGAAGAACTTCATCCATCTCGCTTCACTTCAGAGTTTAGATTTGAGCCACAACAATATATCCAACATCAGCAATGATACATTTACTGGATTGGATAAACTGGAAACTCTAGATCTAAGCCATCAAATCCATCTTAAATTGCATGGaagtccatttcactcaactacATCATTGAAGAAGTTAGATATTAACCACAGCGGTTTGAACAGTCTACCATCATCAGCATTCAGTGGATTGTATGAATTGCAAGAACTAGGTGTAAACCATAATGGGTGGATCAGACCACTACCTGCAACTTTGTTTAAAGACCTCATcagtctggaatatttggatctATCCGTGAATCAATTAAGAATACCAGACACATTGTTTGTAGAACTTATCAGTCTAGAGTATTTAGATCTATCCATTAATAACATATCAAGTGTGCCAAAGAGATTGTTTGTGAATTTAATACACCTGAAACACTTAGATTTGTCTTTCAACCATTTAACCTCTACACCATGTAAGGCAATAGAAGGTCTCCAAATGTTATCATCACTAATTATGCTTCTCAATTACTGTAGCTATTTAACTTGTTCTATTCGGAATGTGACTAGTCTCAGAGTGTATAGTGCATCATTTGATTATTATAATACTCCATACCATTATACTGAATACTGGAATGAAACCAAATGGTCAGAACTAATCACGAAGTTACCAGCTTCACTTTCTACTCTGCAGCTATTTGTAGCTGCTGATGCTGAGTTTCAAGCAGTGATGGCTGAGTCATTAAAATCTTCTGTGTCAGATTTGAGAATAATAAGTACTCGTATTCCTTATGGTTATTATCAAATGATAATTAATCATGATGCATTTCAAATGTTTCCATACCTACAACATTTGCAGATATTTATGGACTCTCATTCTAATCCTATTATACTATTCAAATATTCCTTCCGAGGCTTATCACATCTGAAGTCATTGGACCTTAGTTATGTCGGTCTCACTAAATTTCCTTATGAAGCACTGGTAGTGCTTGTAGACTCCCTAGAATACTTGGATCTGAGCTATAATAACATACCGAGGATTGGCTTTGATATGCACCATGCAGGTTTCAAATTGAAATCCCTAGATAtctcaggtaatcccatttataGTATAGACCTTGGATCATTTGGCAATCTGACTCATGTGTATTTGAATGATTTAAAATCAATCTTTTTTTGGATTACGTTGAACATTATTACCACCATTGTTCCCTTCAAGTCCATCAGCGTTTCAGCAGCTGATACAATCACTGAAATAGGGATAGAGGACCGTATTTCATTGTGTAGTTCATATCCTGCACTTGAGAAAATTACCTTTAGTAAACTTCGATTCAATGTTGATTATTCTTTTGTATGGGGTAACTGCTCACATCTTAAGTCACTTCTCCTAAGTGACTCAGATGGAGTgatatttgattttgaaggagAAATTGTGAACTTTCCTCTCCTAGAAAACCTGACATTAACAAACTGCTTGTTCTCATTAATTGGTCAATTTCTTCTCGAGATTCGTAATCTACAAAATTTAAATATGAGTAGCAATAATATTGGTGATATTAATGGAAATAACTTTTCGTCACTAGTAAACCTCAAATCCTTGGATCTCAGTCATAATGCAATAGAAAGCTTGCCAGAGAATCAATTTGATCATATGATAAATATCATCTACCTTAATTTGGCTGGAAACAAACTTgccaatttgaattctttgaaagGGGTCTACAGTCTACAAACACTCATTGTATCTGGCAATGCAATAACTACACTACCTGCTTTTCTGATGAAAACCCCATACAACTTGCTGTACGTTGAATTTGGAGACAACTCGTTTTCTTGCAACTGTGATATACAACCCCTGCAACATTGGATAATGCACGATACAAGAACTTATATTGATCCACAGCCTACATACATGTGTAAGTATCCTGCAATCAGAGAGAATCGTGGTATTACCGAATTTAGCTTAGACTGCAGTCTGCATCTTGAACAATACATTGCCCCAAGTGTATCAGGTTTACTTGTTATCGGTGTAATAGTTTTCGTTATTTACAAATATCGTTGGCGCCTACATTACAAATGCTGGACTTTGTGTTATCGGAGAAGATATCAGCGATATATTGATAACGATGACGATGCTGATATCAATAGCGATGATGAGGAGGATGTTGATGCTCCATATGAAGCACCAATCATGCGACGTCGATATCATGCTTATGTTGTCTACCACAAAGATAATGAAGCATGGATAAATGATCAACTCATTGCAAACATTGAAGATGGACCAGAACGGTTTCGGCTTTGTCTTAAAGAAAGAGGTGACATTCCAGCAGGGCATTATATTCTCAATGCCATATGTCATGGCATTCAGCAAAGTCGCAAAACTATCGCAGTTTTATCCGAGAATTTCATGGATGACGGATGGTGTCattatcagctacattttgcacgAATGCGAATGGTAACTGACAATGCTGATGTACTCATTCTTGTGCAGATTGGGGAAATTCCTGATCGTAAAAAGACATTGTTGCTTCGTCAGTTATTATGTTACAAGGAAGTGTTGAAGTGGCCTGCGGATCTGATTGGACAGGAGTTGTTCTGGAATCAGTTGAAGATGAAACTACGTAAACCTGTACGAGTCGATCGTAGATTTGACGACGAAGATAAataa
- the LOC140166745 gene encoding toll-like receptor 2 type-2 yields MDQNGFGFVLKKEVTFQQGIIFSMPLCHGIQQSRKTIAVLSANFMDGGWCHYQLHFARMRIVTDNADVLILVQIGEIPDRKKTLWLRQLLCYKEVLKWPEDLVGQELFWNQLKMKLRYCTSRS; encoded by the coding sequence ATGGACCAGAACGGTTTCGGCTTTGTCTTAAAGAAAGAGGTGACATTCCAGCAGGGCATTATATTCTCAATGCCATTATGTCATGGCATTCAGCAAAGTCGCAAAACTATCGCCGTTTTATCAGCGAATTTCATGGATGGCGGATGGTGTCattatcagctacattttgcacgAATGCGAATAGTAACTGACAATGCTGATGTACTCATTCTTGTACAGATTGGGGAAATTCCTGATCGTAAAAAGACATTGTGGCTCCGTCAGTTATTATGTTACAAGGAAGTGTTGAAGTGGCCTGAAGATCTGGTTGGACAAGAGTTGTTCTGGAATCAGTTGAAGATGAAACTACGTTACTGTACGAGTCGATCGTAG